The sequence below is a genomic window from Salinispira pacifica.
ATGAGTGAATGGGATGATTATCGCTTGTTCTGGGAAGAAGCGGTAAAACAGATACAGGAGGAACTGACGGAACAGGAATTCAGCCTCTGGTTCAACAGGATGTCATACGCCAGTTCCCGACAGGACACCATTATTGTATCTGTTCCCTCTTCTTTTTATCGAGATCAGGTGAAATCCCGTTATCTGAGTCTGATTGAAAATAAACTCTACGAATTATCCGGCAGCCGCATTGCCATTGAATTTCAGGTGCAGGCGGTACCATCAAATTCTGCACCGGAAAAAAACCAGACCCGGAGCGTTTCCCCTTCCTCATCCCCCCGGGGAACATCCGGATCCCAGCCCCGGTCCGGAACTCAGAATCCTTCAGCTCCGGTGGCCAGACAGGAGCCGGCATACCGCAACCGCAGCTCCCATCACCCCTCTCTTAAAAGGGAATACACATTCGACAATTTTATCATCGGGGAAAATAATGCGTTTGCTGCTAATGCCGCCATGGCAATAGCCAAGAACCCCGGAACCGGATACAACCCCTGTCTGGTATACGGCGGTGTCGGTCTGGGTAAAACCCATCTTCTTCAGTCAATCGGGAACTCAGTGTACCAGGACTTCGGCGATTCCAAAATTATCTATGTGACCATGGAAAACTTCACCAACGAATTCATTCAGGCAATCCGTGAAAAAAAACAGCATATGTTCAAAAACAAGTACCGTCATGCTGACGTTCTTCTTATAGATGATATTCATTTTCTTCAGAAGAAACCTGAAACACAGGAGGAGCTGTTTCACACCTTTAATGCCCTGTACGATTCAAACAAGCAAATGGTGTTCACCTGTGACCGGCCGGTATCCGAACTGAAGGAAATAACCGACCGCCTGAGAAGCCGCTTTGAACGGGGTTTGAACGTGGATCTTCAGCCTCCAAGTTATGAGACACGCTACGCAATTCTGAAGAAGAAAATCGAGGCTGCGGGAGTACAGATCCCTGAAGAATCCATCAATCTGATCTGCGAAAATGTAACCACCAATGTACGGGATCTGGAGGCGGCTCTCACCAAGTTGATCGCCTACGCCGAGCTTGTAAACAAAAGCATCACCGTGGAAATAACAAAGCAGCAGCTCAAGGATTTCTTCTCTTCCCCCATTCAGAAAAACATCACCATTGCAGTAATTCAGAGAAATGTGGCCGAGTATTTCGGAGTTTCGGTTCAGGAACTGAAGAGTAAACGAAAAACCAAAACCATCGCTTTTCCGCGGCAGGTGGCCATGTATATTGCCCGGGATATTACCGAATACTCAACAACGGAAGTGGGGCTGGAATTCGGCGGAAGAGACCACACAACCGTTATGCATGCCTGCGACAGGATCAAGGAACGGATGAAAAGCGATCCATATTTGGTGGGACAGATCGACAGTTTAAAAAAAGCAATTCGTGAGGCAAGTAATAGAGCATAAAAAATAAACTGCTGTTACAATGTGAATTTATTGACAGTATCTGTGGAAAAACTACAGTATATGTGCAAATGTGGATGCTCCGGCAATATTGCCCATAGCTTATCCACAATGCTAAAAGGTGCCGGGATAAAGAGCTATGTGGTAAATTCACATTTCTACAGGCCCTACTACTATTACTACTAGAATTTATTAATAAGTATTTCTAGAGCTTGATACAAATAAGGAGCTTAATGATGAGATTTTCATGTGAGCGGGACAGCATTCTGAAGGAAATATCAATAGCCCAGGAAATAATATCTTCCCGCAACGCACTATCCATATTATCCAATGTGCTGCTTGAAGCGGAGGGCGACATTCTTCTCATCAGAGCCACGGATCTGAAGGTGAGCTTTGAAACACGGATCCCCGTTGAAGTTCATGAAGCCGGGAAAACGACAACGTTCTGCGAAAAGCTTTCAGGAATTCTGAAAACCCTTCCCAGCGGAGAAATCGAATTTTCCGAACAGGAAGGGGAGCGGTTCATCATAGCTCCAAGGTTCAAGAAAATCGACTTTCGTCTGAAAACCATGGCTGCGGATAAATACCCTGAAGTTCAGCGTGCCGATGAAGATGCGTTTTTTGAGGTCCCCCAGAAGGAATTCAACCAGATGATCAGTCAGACAATCTTTGCCGTCTCAGATGATGAAACCCGGTATTTCATGAACGGGGTGTATCTGGAAAACAGCGAAGGAAATCTGCTCATGGTGGCCACAGACGGAAAACGGCTTGCGTACATCCGCAAGGATACCGGAACCGAACTCCCGGATTTTTCACCGGTGATTATTCCTCCCAAGATTTTATCCCTGGTAAAAAAACTTTCTTCCGGCGAAGGAATGCTTTCCATGGCTCTAACCGAAAAGCACGTCTTCATGGAATTCGATAATCAGAAAATCAGTTCTGCTCTCATCGAAGGAACCTTTCCCAATTATCAGCGGGTTATTCCGGAAAACCAGGAGCACAGTCTCACGGTGAACCGCAATGAGCTGAATGAAGCTCTTCGCCGTGTTTCATTGATGGTTGAGCGTTCAAGAAGGGTCTATGTTGAACTATCGGAAAATCTGATGGTGCTTCGTTCTGATGAAAGTGATTTGGGAACAGCCAGAGAGGAAATTCCCTGCGATTTCAGCGGACCGGAAACGGTTATAGCCCTGAATTTCACCTACCTTTCGGATCCCCTGAGAGTGATTTCCGCTGAAGAAATTCTTGTTCAGTTTACCGAAACAACCAGAGCAATCAGTATCAATGCGGTGCCTGAAGAAGATTATTTTCACATAGTCATGCCCATGAATCTCAACGAATAACGGCACGGCATGCCCTTCAGAGAGATCCGCTTTTTTCAATTCAGAAACATACGCAATCAAAAAGTGCCTGTTCATTACGAACAGGTTTTTTTGTCGGGCCCAACGGCCAGGGAAAAACCAACTTTCTTGAAGCTCTCTACATGCTGGCCTACGGAAAAAGCTTTCGAAGCAACAGGGATGAACCGCTGGTCCGCAGAGGTGAGAAG
It includes:
- the dnaA gene encoding chromosomal replication initiator protein DnaA encodes the protein MSEWDDYRLFWEEAVKQIQEELTEQEFSLWFNRMSYASSRQDTIIVSVPSSFYRDQVKSRYLSLIENKLYELSGSRIAIEFQVQAVPSNSAPEKNQTRSVSPSSSPRGTSGSQPRSGTQNPSAPVARQEPAYRNRSSHHPSLKREYTFDNFIIGENNAFAANAAMAIAKNPGTGYNPCLVYGGVGLGKTHLLQSIGNSVYQDFGDSKIIYVTMENFTNEFIQAIREKKQHMFKNKYRHADVLLIDDIHFLQKKPETQEELFHTFNALYDSNKQMVFTCDRPVSELKEITDRLRSRFERGLNVDLQPPSYETRYAILKKKIEAAGVQIPEESINLICENVTTNVRDLEAALTKLIAYAELVNKSITVEITKQQLKDFFSSPIQKNITIAVIQRNVAEYFGVSVQELKSKRKTKTIAFPRQVAMYIARDITEYSTTEVGLEFGGRDHTTVMHACDRIKERMKSDPYLVGQIDSLKKAIREASNRA
- the dnaN gene encoding DNA polymerase III subunit beta, yielding MRFSCERDSILKEISIAQEIISSRNALSILSNVLLEAEGDILLIRATDLKVSFETRIPVEVHEAGKTTTFCEKLSGILKTLPSGEIEFSEQEGERFIIAPRFKKIDFRLKTMAADKYPEVQRADEDAFFEVPQKEFNQMISQTIFAVSDDETRYFMNGVYLENSEGNLLMVATDGKRLAYIRKDTGTELPDFSPVIIPPKILSLVKKLSSGEGMLSMALTEKHVFMEFDNQKISSALIEGTFPNYQRVIPENQEHSLTVNRNELNEALRRVSLMVERSRRVYVELSENLMVLRSDESDLGTAREEIPCDFSGPETVIALNFTYLSDPLRVISAEEILVQFTETTRAISINAVPEEDYFHIVMPMNLNE